Proteins from one Drosophila gunungcola strain Sukarami chromosome 3R, Dgunungcola_SK_2, whole genome shotgun sequence genomic window:
- the LOC128257759 gene encoding uncharacterized protein LOC128257759: protein MENSNWSSLASLESLVVSNVSADLPGYPGIDNISKAEGPKPKKPRKADYMKDFSMPKEMASAYNMKTARLQSQAEALPYQPATVVIQPPKQLPPEAENDRRMYVPDLNQAITHRDVFNYFCNFGDLERVCVRNGTDNLNYAMVLFKRTAGMEQAIKSNSHVIKGHQLSCRKATERYKNKSVKQPFGLFDNKREISKKPEPKSPIKSTVRQQKIEDPKRSIQLELNRTSKPLRRSKRIQKQVESKAKNQVTPSKSDRNFVYAVTTKDGISRWSFKLSRLNLSLDEQRVMGKGLPQTAQTLLAARTSSSKSPKSSAPKSAGTHCDPPGPTRVPPGLPSPLKPPLVPLPKKVIPEPVKPDLRSVILSTLGQNYVHHCYTNVEAYRRSKCYIDILPDERIKRPSIKEYVDQIYGEKK, encoded by the exons ATGGAGAACTCGAATTGGAGCTCCCTGGCTTCGCTGGAATCTCTGGTGGTGTCAAATGTGTCTGCGGACTTACCTGGTTATCCGGGAATTGATAATATATCGAAGGCCGAAGGTCCAAAGCCAAAGAAACCCAGGAAAGCTGATTATATGAAGGACTTTTCCATGCCCAAAGAAATGGCCAGTGCCTATAACATGAAGACAG CTCGCTTGCAGTCGCAGGCGGAGGCCTTACCGTACCAGCCCGCTACAGTGGTCATCCAGCCTCCCAAACAATTGCCTCCGGAGGCGGAGAACGATCGGCGGATGTACGTGCCCGATTTGAATCAAGCCATAACTCATCGCGATGTATTCAACTACTTCTGCAACTTCGGGGATCTGGAGCGAGTGTGCGTAAGGAATGGCACGGATAACTTAAACTATGCCATGGTCCTCTTTAAACGCACTGCCGGCATGGAACAGGCCATCAAATCCAATTCGCACGTGATTAAGGGACACCAATTGAGCTGCCGCAAGGCCACTgaaagatataaaaataaatcagtcAAACAGCCCTTTGGATTATTTGATAATAAACGGGAAATCTCTAAGAAACCCGAACCAAAGTCGCCGATTAAGTCAACTGTTAGACAGCAAAAGATAGAGGATCCCAAAAGAAGTATCCAACTGGAGCTGAATAGGACTTCCAAGCCACTTCGCAGGTCGAAACGAATTCAGAAACAAGTAGAGTCCAAGGCAAAGAATCAAGTGACTCCCAGCAAATCAGACAGGAACTTTGTATATGCAGTGACCACAAAAGATGGCATCTCCCGCTGGAGTTTCAAGTTGTCTAGGTTGAATCTGAGCCTGGACGAGCAGAGGGTAATGGGAAAGGGTCTTCCACAGACGGCACAGACTCTCCTTGCTGCACGGACTTCGTCGTCAAAATCTCCCAAATCGAGTGCTCCGAAGAGTGCCGGAACCCATTGTGATCCTCCAGGACCTACTCGTGTTCCACCAGGACTTCCTTCTCCTCTCAAACCTCCCCTGGTTCCCCTGCCCAAAAAAGTCATCCCAGAACCCGTGAAACCCGATCTAAGGTCCGTTATTTTGTCCACTTTGGGTCAGAATTACGTGCATCACTGCTATACAAATGTGGAGGCATATCGGAGGAGCAAGTGCTATATCGATATTCTACCCGATGAGAGGATTAAGCGTCCTTCTATCAAGGAGTATGTGGATCAAATTTatggagaaaaaaaatag